In Fluviicola taffensis DSM 16823, the following are encoded in one genomic region:
- a CDS encoding helix-turn-helix transcriptional regulator, which yields MNENDTKRLSRLTAILTQLQTKRILTAAELANKFSVSKRTIYRDIRALEQSGIPILTEEGKGYSLMEGYNVPPVMFTEAQANALITAEQWVLQNKDISFIKEYTEAIEKIKAVLKYNIQEKANFLSERTRFDQNTYQESNSNHLSDLQFALTNFRLTKIEYTNEKNETTTRLIEPFALLSTENWLLVAYCLLRREFRFFRLDRIRKLEILTDQFEPHKMTLQEYFEKYH from the coding sequence ATGAACGAAAATGATACTAAACGACTTTCCAGACTGACTGCAATCCTAACCCAATTGCAAACCAAACGAATTTTGACAGCTGCAGAATTAGCAAACAAATTTTCGGTTAGTAAAAGGACCATTTATAGAGACATACGGGCTTTGGAACAGTCAGGTATTCCAATACTTACAGAGGAAGGTAAAGGTTATTCGCTCATGGAAGGTTACAATGTGCCACCTGTAATGTTTACAGAAGCACAAGCAAATGCGCTAATTACCGCAGAACAATGGGTTCTACAAAACAAAGACATTTCATTCATTAAAGAGTACACTGAAGCCATTGAGAAAATAAAAGCGGTACTGAAATACAACATACAAGAGAAAGCTAACTTTCTTTCAGAAAGAACACGATTTGACCAAAATACCTATCAGGAAAGCAACAGTAATCATTTGTCTGACTTACAATTTGCTCTGACAAATTTTCGTCTTACAAAAATTGAATACACCAACGAAAAAAATGAAACTACAACCAGACTCATTGAACCATTTGCTCTGCTAAGCACCGAAAATTGGTTGTTGGTTGCCTATTGTCTATTAAGAAGAGAATTTCGATTTTTTCGTTTGGACAGAATTAGAAAACTGGAAATACTTACCGATCAGTTTGAACCACATAAAATGACTTTGCAGGAATATTTTGAGAAATACCACTAG
- a CDS encoding alpha/beta fold hydrolase, with translation MTNVINSMINSTNFPKPTLISVNGVKLEVFEAGKQNAGKPIVLCHGFPEHAFSWRHQVPALVAAGYHVIIPNQRGYGNSSCPTEVTEYDIEHLTGDLVALLDYFGYEDATFVGHDWGANVVWSLALLHPERVNKIINLALPYQERGEKPWIEFMEVLFGGDFYFVHFNRQPGVADAIMNENTSQFLRNIFRKNVPPTLPEPGMLMINLARAEKPLGDPLMEDNELSVFVSAFESSGFTGSINWYRNMDRNWHLMENVKPIIHQPTLMIYGEQDTIPKSENLKNIVPNLDVVSLDCGHWIQQEKQEETTQSILKWLEQQNA, from the coding sequence ATGACAAACGTAATTAATTCAATGATTAACTCAACCAATTTTCCCAAACCCACTCTTATTTCAGTCAACGGTGTGAAACTGGAAGTCTTTGAAGCTGGTAAACAAAATGCTGGAAAACCTATTGTACTCTGTCACGGTTTTCCAGAACATGCTTTTTCTTGGCGTCATCAGGTACCTGCACTTGTTGCGGCTGGCTATCATGTTATCATTCCAAACCAAAGAGGTTATGGGAACTCATCCTGTCCGACTGAAGTAACTGAATACGACATTGAACACTTGACAGGTGACCTAGTCGCATTACTCGATTACTTTGGATATGAAGATGCCACTTTTGTTGGTCACGATTGGGGTGCAAATGTCGTTTGGAGTCTGGCACTATTACATCCTGAACGAGTAAATAAAATAATAAACTTGGCTTTGCCTTATCAAGAGCGTGGAGAAAAGCCATGGATCGAGTTTATGGAAGTACTATTTGGAGGAGACTTCTATTTTGTTCACTTCAATCGACAACCAGGAGTAGCAGATGCTATAATGAATGAAAACACATCCCAGTTCCTACGTAACATATTTCGTAAAAATGTTCCTCCCACACTACCAGAGCCTGGCATGCTAATGATAAATCTTGCAAGAGCAGAAAAACCACTAGGAGACCCCTTAATGGAGGATAATGAACTGTCTGTGTTCGTGTCTGCTTTCGAATCATCAGGGTTTACAGGAAGTATAAATTGGTACAGAAACATGGATAGAAATTGGCACTTAATGGAAAATGTAAAACCAATCATTCATCAGCCGACTCTTATGATATATGGTGAACAGGATACAATTCCAAAATCTGAAAACCTAAAAAATATCGTTCCTAATTTGGATGTTGTTAGTCTGGATTGTGGTCATTGGATTCAGCAAGAAAAGCAAGAGGAAACAACCCAATCAATTTTAAAATGGCTAGAACAACAGAATGCTTAA
- a CDS encoding DUF2200 domain-containing protein yields MSTSPIHNERMAKMTFATVYPHYVAKVEKKGRTEQELNQVIEWLTGFDITKQQQLIDEKATFETFFEQAILHPNVELITGMICGYRIEEIENPLTKKVRYLDKLVDELAKRKKMEKILRS; encoded by the coding sequence ATGAGCACATCTCCCATACACAATGAGCGCATGGCAAAAATGACCTTTGCTACGGTTTACCCACACTATGTTGCAAAAGTTGAAAAGAAAGGCCGAACCGAGCAAGAATTGAATCAAGTGATTGAATGGCTTACTGGATTTGACATCACAAAACAACAACAACTAATTGATGAGAAAGCCACTTTTGAAACCTTTTTTGAACAAGCAATCTTACACCCAAATGTAGAACTCATTACTGGAATGATTTGTGGTTATCGCATTGAAGAAATTGAAAATCCACTTACCAAAAAAGTTCGATACCTTGATAAATTAGTCGATGAATTGGCCAAGAGAAAGAAAATGGAAAAAATATTACGCTCTTAA
- a CDS encoding YdeI/OmpD-associated family protein: MLNKEIETYCPQSQTDWRQWLEKNHQSKQSVWLVYYTKKSTIPSISWSEAVDEALCFGWIDSTKKTIDDSSFMQFFCKRKPKSIWSKINKEKVQQLIENGRMTKAGYESVETAKQNGSWIILDEVEALIIPNDLEQAFKIHKGSKDYFLSLSKSAQKMMLSWIVLAKLQETRQKRIDEIAQSAGQNLKPKHLR; this comes from the coding sequence ATGCTTAATAAGGAAATAGAAACATATTGTCCTCAAAGCCAAACAGATTGGAGACAATGGCTGGAAAAAAACCATCAGTCCAAACAATCTGTTTGGCTTGTTTATTACACAAAAAAGTCTACTATTCCTTCAATAAGTTGGAGTGAAGCCGTTGATGAAGCTCTTTGCTTCGGTTGGATTGACAGTACCAAAAAAACAATTGATGATTCTTCGTTTATGCAGTTTTTTTGCAAACGTAAACCTAAAAGCATATGGTCAAAAATCAACAAGGAAAAAGTTCAGCAACTCATTGAAAACGGGCGAATGACAAAAGCGGGTTACGAAAGTGTTGAAACTGCAAAACAAAACGGATCCTGGATAATTCTGGACGAAGTTGAAGCATTGATAATCCCGAACGACTTAGAACAAGCGTTCAAAATTCACAAAGGTTCAAAGGACTATTTTCTAAGTTTGAGTAAATCGGCACAAAAAATGATGTTGAGCTGGATTGTCCTTGCGAAACTACAAGAAACGCGGCAAAAACGTATTGACGAAATTGCACAAAGTGCTGGGCAGAATCTGAAGCCGAAGCACTTGCGATAG